A region of the Apium graveolens cultivar Ventura chromosome 6, ASM990537v1, whole genome shotgun sequence genome:
AAGAAAATAGAATAACAAGTGGCTAAACTTGATAAACCCATAGATCATAGTGTTCACTTTTAATTAAGACACCAAACATGAAAACTAGATCATGTTAGAGACAAAAAATCTCTCACAAACATTAAACCAAAAAGCACAAATGACCCATGCACTTCCCCATTTTCATATTATAACAAGCAATGAACACAAACTTGATCTTGTTTTttctcattttttttctttttctttctaagTAATTCTTCAGTAACCAAGGGcagtgaaaagtcaccaagaactGTGCATAATTTCAGCACATTAATGGATCGTCCCTTTCATATGACATTGAAATTGCCACCCAATGATCTCAAatctttcttttctctttttttcaagaTCAAGTAGCTATTTTATGTTGATTCCCATTGAAATGTATCACCTCAACAAAAGAAATCCCCACACTTTAGATTCACCAATCATCAGCGTCGTATAGCCAAAAAAACCCCCGAGGGATGTTGTAGATATCGTACAGTACTTCGACCCTCGACTTGGGCATCTCTGAGGGGTTATTGGCCGTTGGATACGAAGCTATGGATCCAAAGAGCCTTCGCCTTATTCACTCAAGCTGAGATGTAGAGGTCCCCGCCAAGGTATTTAGCCATCCCCATCAGGGTAGTCATTCGTTCGGTCCATGTCCCTGTATTTGAAAATAAAGAGATTATTAGCCATGTACTCGGACTTCGCAAAGAAAAAGTAAGACAAAGAAGAGTCGAGTACATCTGGCCTGGATCGAACGACTGATTCTTAAGTAGAAGGGAGGAAAAAGGCCAAGGATCAGTTCCGGAAGGATGTTCTAAGGTAAGAATATCCGAAGGAAGTTTTTACCGAAGAACACCTCGCATACCATCTTTAAACCCGAAAGGCCCCCCAGAAAAATAAAAGACAACAACTACAAAACCCACGCAAAGAAAAACCTAGGAAAAGCACAAAATAACCCTCCTATCCCTCCCTATTTGTACACAACAAACGCGAGAATTGACTCTCAAAAGCACATTCTACCAAAGTTCAGAAACGGATAAAAAGAAGAGCATGCAAAAGTTACAAGTTGAAAGAAAGAAAACTTACTGATTTCGAGATGGCGTGCAAGAGAAATGGAATAGTCTGGGAATGTGGAATTAACACTGTTATGCATGATGTGTTGCCGGAAATCAGAGGAGTTTAAGAGTAGTTCTTGCTGGTGTTTTTGTGGTAAAATGAAAGTAAAAAAAACTAGCAATGCTTATATAGGCGCCCAAAAAACGTTTGGGTGCCAAAAATCCGTCCCTGGGCGTTTTAAAAATCAACGGCCCAGATGGAGACAATTGGGATTCAAGGGCCACGATGAGATCATGGATTTCGATACTGGGACAGCTGTTAGTATTGATGGGTCCCCACTTCCCCATGACGCGTCCGCGTGTCCAGCTACATCTGAATCACCGACTGAAGGATGCCCTAGGGTTCACACCCAAAAATGGGCCGCAACATCATGTCTTCCGTCCAGCCGATGGGCCATTCGAAAGACAGGAACATGTTAGGTATAGGCTCATCACATGCCAAGAATCGAAGACCCAACATGTAGAGGCCCGTCTGAACGAAGGCCTATTAGCCATAAGCTCAAGGCAAACATGCTGACGGTTGAAGAATTTGTCCAAAAGGGAAACTCCTCCCCCTTTCTCTTCTAACGTTTGTCCGTAAACGGATGAACAATAAATGTTAAGATTTGAGTGTAAATATCCCAGGAATATAAGAAATTGACAACTCTCTCTGCACACTCAAATGCTCTACCACTTTCTTGTATTCTCAAACCTATTTTACAATCAGATTACTGATTCTCGCGTTGGAGGTGAATCGGGTGGACAATCCTTCGCATTCTCTTTCTTTTCAGGTTCAAACCGAAGAGTGTTCTCGAACGAAGGGTGTTCTTGCATTAACAAACATCTGGGCGTAACAACCTCTTTTGTTAATTGTACTCTTCTTTCATTGTTCGAGTTTGATCTTATTTACTAGGACACAATTTCACTATAATCAATAAAAATTCAACACAAATTTGAACTCTTTGATGAGCTTAGACCTAATTCACTTTCAAGATAACTTAACTCAATTCTTTTAATTAAAAAGTCAAGTTCGATGGATGTAAtttataaatgattaaattataGAATTTTGGCCATATTTAACACTGATATTTAGAACAATGgccaaattttaaaattttcaaaattgtGATCAATCTTTATTTCTGCAATTTAAAAGACTGATGCCAATTTCAATAAGTATTAACAATTCactaatatatttaaataataaattacaAAGTGGTGATTACACTTCAtacttatttaaaaattaatGACCAAACTTTCAAATTTGCTAACATACTTTTTCGCCTTTCGAAAAAATGAATTATCAAATCACTATCTATACTCACACCTTTATTACCCCTAAAACCAGACGATATAGTTGATCAAACAGATATGCACATAACTTTAATAATCATCAAAATTTTACTTTCTTCTAATTCAATTAAGTGCTCGACTTTCATTTTTTCTCAACATCTTCCCACAAGAGCacaaataaaaaatttagaataaatATAGAGAAGAGTATCCATCCACCAAAAAAAATAACCTGAGTGATCATAGAGTGATTTAATCGAAGCCTAGGATTAACATTAATCTTGAAAACTCTCTACATATGtcaatattttaaaaattcaaaaatgtagacgctttattttaaaaattcaaaaaataagTCACCATTTTGAAAATAGGTGTGAAGAATAATCATCATTATATAATTTACgctttataaatattaattaacaGTGAAGATTTAATGGGAACGACAACTATTTTTCCGAAAAATGAGAAAAAAAGTTGGCCACTATATTAAGAATTTGAAAATTTGACCACTATTTTGAAAATTGGTATAAAATACGATCACCCCTCTATAATTTTTCCTCTAAAAATACACAAACTTCTACTCATTTATTCACTCCGCGCCCTCGAATTGTATCCCTGTTAAGATTACCTTGTACTCGTTTATTTGCTCATCGATACGCGGGTGTAACCCTATTAACATTATTAATCATATTTTGATGTTTGGATTTCATTTTTATTCTCTCTATCAATTTAATTTATTGGTGATATATAAGAATGAAAGATTGAAAGGCTAAGATCCACCCGTGATAACAATATGGAAATTTAGGAAATTATCATCCGATGGTCTTAAATTCGATTTTAAATCGTCATTTGAATTTAAGTAGGTGCATGTAAACAGACCCGTACATCCCATGACAACAAGCCCGTACATCCCATGCCGTGAAAAAATTATGTGCAATAAATTATAAATCCGATATCTCTCTTTCATTCATTTATAATTTGTGGCACCATCGTGAATCATTAAAAAAAGTGTGCTAAGTTTTAGTTGATTGAACAAATTTTGTAAAAAGAAGAATATAATTGTATCCGAGAGAAAAATTACAAACCAAGTTACAAGGCAGCAAGGTGAACAAACCACCGAGGTCCGTGCCCATAAAAAGTGAGAGATGTGAACAAATTTACTTCCCAAATATCCAACCACAACCGACACATCTCAGTGCTAGCTAGGTTTCTTGCTATAACTAACCCTGTCCTCCTGTCAATCCTATAAATCCTTCCCAAATCCCCAAGCCACTCCCAGTAAACTCAATGAAGTCCAACAACAATACTACTACAAATCACACAAACCCTTTCAACAAATACCACTCTAAATTCTCCAAACTCATCATCTTTTTCACCACAACCCTACTCCTCCTCACTCTCATCCCTCTCTACTACCCTCTCCACACCTTCTCCTCAACTAAACCAACTCTCCCGGAAAGCCCTTCACCCGAATCTCCGTTTCCGAAAACTTCACCAGACCATTCCAACATCACCTCCATTGTGATCACTGAGCATGAAGATTGTGATATTTTTACAGGAGAGTGGGTCAGGAGTCATGATGAGCCTTATTACACAAATGAGTCATGTTGGGCTATACATGAACATCAAAATTGTGTCAAGTATGGGAAACCTGATTTGGACTATATCAAGTGGAAATGGAAACCTGATGAGTGTGAGCTTCCCAGATTTAACCCCTATCAGTTTCTTGAACTTGTTAGAGATAAGTCTTTAACTTTTGTCGGTGATTCACTTGGACGGAACCAGTTGCAATCTTTAATCTGCATGTTATCCCCGGTACGATTCACCATCCCTTGCTACATTTTTACGATTTCTCTGTTAGGCAAAAGTTCGATTTAGTAGCCAACAAAAGGTTGTTGTAGTGATTGGGATCTTGTCCACCTCACGGGAGGTCAAGAGTTCAGGTCCTGACGTgtgtttgtataattaattagaaaaaaaaatgTTCGAGTTAGTACACTTTAATCTTGTCACGTTCGATATAATCTTAGCCACACACACATTTATATATAGTCCGATGGCCAGAAATTAATTCTCGTGTTTTCGGTTTCAATGGGTAATCCAAGGAACTTTACTCTTTACTTTGTGATCTTTAAAAATGTTTGGTCAAATTAATGTATGAACATAATGTCGGGAGTAGGCCTATCAATAATAATGATTGGTACTAATTAGCGGCGCTAATTATGCCTGAAAACATTAAAGCATGACTTTGGTGAAAAGGATATTAGATGTAGAAGTCATGTAATTATATATTTTGGGTTTAGAGACTAGATTTGATGTTTAAATCAAGAAGAGTTTATAAGGCATTTGATTAAGCGCAAGTGCTGGTAAAGTCATCAAGGAGTAGTTGAGGGAGGGACTTGAGGGAAATTTAGGCGAGATTTAGGTGGAAATATGATAGTGACATTGTTACAATTTTCTGAATGTTACTGTGTGCAAAAGTGCCAGAAGTGTACATGGCACATCACATTTTTTAGTGCCAAACGAACATTTGCACATGAATCTTTGGGACGCGTAAAGAGTTGGCCAAGTCTGAAAACTTGAAAATGAGGCTACTATCATATTCTACTTTATTTTCCTCTATCTATCTCTGTTTTTCCTAGAAAGTGTTCTCTGTATCAATCATATTTTTGAACCCGGTCCGGTCTAATTTATAGGTTCGGCCGGGGAAGTTGTGCACGTCGGTTCGGTACACATTTAAGTagggctgtcaaacggataattcggatatCGGTCCGTATCCGCATCCACAATCATCGGATttgaatacggataatatccgctttatttcggatacggataatatccgtttttttccggatacgaatgcggatatttcggacgaatatcggattttttgaatttttttgttgCCCCTACCATTTTGACGATGATTATAGAACATTTTCTACGATTAAatacaaataatatatttatatatgtataaagtatgtttacaattatataaaatttgtataaacgtattatttaatacatttacacacactataaactaaaaaaataaattttaaattatatataattatatatttatataatttaaatatcattTATGTATTTAGTTTCGGATTCGAGTATCCcgaattcggatacggataatatccgtttttttctcggatacggataatatccgctttttctcGGATATGAATGCGGATTTTTCGaacgaatatcggatttttcgaatttttttgacgGCCCTACATTTAAGTACACATTTGAGCAGTTGAGACTGAGGATGACATTATTGAAATAATAATAATTGAGGATGATGATATATGAATAAGTCTTCACAACTGAATTGTTTTTCTCGGGCTCTTGTTAGTTTCTTATATCATTTATTGTTTCTTTTTCACCTTCTCCCGGTGCCACTGTCATGAGCAATTGTGTATACTACTGCTATGTTTTTTTTATGTATAAactattaataatattattattttaatctTTCGTCATTGTCATGCCAAAAATTTGGTTGATAGAATAAGATTACTTCAACTGTTTATGGCTGTCCAAATGAATATACAAGTACATATACACAAAAAGCTTATCTTCATGGTATCtatttttttgacaaatatgacATATAATCTTATAAATGAGTATATGTTCTAGTAAATTGTTCTCATAAATCCACGGGGTAAGGGGTAAGGGGTAAGGGGTAAGCGAGGATCAAACCCAGACCTGTTAGGTAGCTTATTAATATGGACTGGGTGAGGAGTTTTTTCATTTTTCCGGGACTGAATTCTAGAATTTTTGGTCTTTTAATGACAAATTCCACCCAAGAGAAATGCTGCAGCTGCAGATTGGATTATAATGACTTGATGAGCACTGAAAGAAAGAGATTTTCAATAATGGACacaatattttaatattatactGTATACATACTGGGTTTAGTAGGTGAAGTTCTTTATCTTCGATGATAGGACAGTAGCTACATGTTTTTGTGAAATACATCAACAATCTGATTTCCTTCACATTATGCAGGTGGAATTTCCTGTCGAGAATTCATACACATCAGATCAAAATTTTATAAGGTGGAAATATGTGAGTTACAATTTTACATTATCCACATTTTCGACACCCTTCTTAGTGAAGACAGAAGAAGCAAATTTTAATGATTCAACTCACGCTGGCCTCTTCAACCTCTACCTTGATGAATTCGATACAAAATGGACATCTCGGATTGAACATTTTGATCACGTGATCATCAATGCTGGTCACTGGTTCAGCCGTCCTGGTATTTACTACGAAAAGGGTCGGATAGTTGGCTGCAGATTTTGTCAGATAGAGAACATAACCGATTATCCAATGACATTCGGATACAAAAAAGCATTCAGAACTGCTTTTAAAGCGATTAATAGCTTAAAAAATTTTAAGGGCGTGACATATTTAAGGACTTACTCGCCAACGCATTTTGAAAACGGGAGCTGGAACGATGGTGGAGATTGTGTACGAACAAAACCGTTCAAGAGCAATGAGGTAAGCATGGACGGGCTAAATTTAGAAATATACATGACACAAATAGAGGAATTTAAGGTTGCAGAACAAGAAGCCAAGAAAACAGGAAAAAGATTCAGGTTATTGGATTTGACACCGGCCATGTTGTTAAGACCAGATGGTCATCCTGGTAGATATGGTCACAAGCCAAATGAAAATACGACATTGTTTAACGATTGTGTACATTGGTGTTTACCGGGACCAATTGATACTTGGAGTGATATATTGCTTCAGGTGATGAAGACAGAAGGCCGGAGAACATATGAAGAGAAGCTACAATCGAAGCAGGACAACATTGGACTAAGTAGATTCAAGTTCCACTGATGATTCTGTTTAAAGGTAGGATGTACAATAGGAGGAAAAGGAAAAAAGGTTTATTCCACTGTTTTGCTTTCAGTTTTGTCTTTCATACATTAACTTGTAGAGCTTTTGAGTGAGGTTATTTGTATTGATTGTTTTTTCCTAAAAGTTCTGAACTTGTTGTAAACATTACATCATAAAATTTTATAAAGAAGTACTAGACGTGATTAGGTAGTGTCTATTTGCAATTCCCACATACTAAAATTCTCAAAGAAACATTTTATAAATTATGACAGTGCAGATGCAGAAACATGAACAAAGAAAGTATTGTACCAGATCAGAAAATTGATGTAAAACCTTTTCCCATTAAATCTAGACTTCTATTGTTCTACAATGACACAATGAGTAAAGGTCTTCTTGGTCCCATTATTTAGTTTTTTGCACTTTTCCTTTGCTTACTTGAAAATGATAAAATAAGTTCCCCAAGAAAACATCCCAATTTTGGATAGTAAATGATGCAAATGGCCTTCAAGACCCTTATGGACAATAATAACTCCAGTGGACCAATATTTCATTAAACAAACTCGCTATCATATTTTCAGAACTGGGACTGGAATTTAAAGAGCCTAACTGTAGGAAAGCAAGACTACTTAACATGAAGCTGTGTGCCTGtatgatgtgtgtgtgtgtgataaaaAATAGCAGTTCAAGTCAATGTTGGAGCACTAGAATATAAGCTTCCAATTATTCCAGTAATCTGAACACACCATGTTCAAACTTATTGCAGAGTTGAGGTTTAAGCCA
Encoded here:
- the LOC141664364 gene encoding protein trichome birefringence-like 19, with protein sequence MKSNNNTTTNHTNPFNKYHSKFSKLIIFFTTTLLLLTLIPLYYPLHTFSSTKPTLPESPSPESPFPKTSPDHSNITSIVITEHEDCDIFTGEWVRSHDEPYYTNESCWAIHEHQNCVKYGKPDLDYIKWKWKPDECELPRFNPYQFLELVRDKSLTFVGDSLGRNQLQSLICMLSPVEFPVENSYTSDQNFIRWKYVSYNFTLSTFSTPFLVKTEEANFNDSTHAGLFNLYLDEFDTKWTSRIEHFDHVIINAGHWFSRPGIYYEKGRIVGCRFCQIENITDYPMTFGYKKAFRTAFKAINSLKNFKGVTYLRTYSPTHFENGSWNDGGDCVRTKPFKSNEVSMDGLNLEIYMTQIEEFKVAEQEAKKTGKRFRLLDLTPAMLLRPDGHPGRYGHKPNENTTLFNDCVHWCLPGPIDTWSDILLQVMKTEGRRTYEEKLQSKQDNIGLSRFKFH